The following nucleotide sequence is from Triticum dicoccoides isolate Atlit2015 ecotype Zavitan chromosome 7B, WEW_v2.0, whole genome shotgun sequence.
CCTTGTCTGGCTCAATCCCTCCTGAGATTGGTAACTGTTGGTTGCTGGAGTGGCTAGAGTTGGATCATAACATGCTCGAGGGCACTGTTCCTAAAGAGCTGGCTAATCTGAGACACTTGCAGAAGCTCTTTCTTTTCGAGAATCGCCTGACCGGGGAGTTtcctgagggtatttggagcatccgGTACCTTCAAAGTGTTCTTATTTACAGCAATGGTTTTACTGGGAAGCTACCTCTTAAGTTAGCTGAATTGAAGTTATTGGAGAACATCACATTGTTCGATAATTTCTTCACCGGAGTCATACCCCCGGGTTTGGGTGTTAATAGCCCTTTACAGCAAATTGATTTCACCAACAACAGTTTTACCGGTGGAATACCTCCGtacatttgttcaaggaaaagactcAGGGTGTTGGTTTTGGGTCTCAATCATCTGAATGGTAGCATCCCATCCAATGTTGCAGATTGCCCAGGTTTGGAACGAATCATTCTCAAAAACAATGATCTTACTGGGCCCATTCCACATTTTAGAAACTGTGCAGCGCTGGGCTATATGGATTTCAGTCATAATTCTTTAAGTGGAGATATTCCAGCAAGCTTGGGAAAATGCTTAAATACTACAATGATAAACTGGTCAGCAAACAAACTTGTTGGTCCAATACCACCTGAAGTTAGAAACTTGGTGAATTTGGAAGTTCTTAACCTCTCACAAAACAGTCTACAGGGTGCACTTCCAGCTCAGGTTTCTAGTTGCTCCAAGCTGCTTATTTTGGATTTGAGTTTTAACTCTCTGCATGGTCCGGCACTCACGACAGTAAGCAGCCTGAAGCTTCTCGCACAACTACGGTTGCAGGAGAATAAATTCAGTGGGGGCTTACCTGATTCTCTTTCGCAGTTGGTTATGCTTCTTGAGCTGCAACTTGGTGGCAACATTCTTGGAGGCAGAATCCCTTCGTCGTTAGGAAAGTTGATCAAACTCATTGCATTCAATCTCAGCAGCAACGGACTGGTGGGTGATATTCCAACACCATTGGGCAATTTGGTGGAACTGCAAAGTTTAGATTTGTCAGTTAATAACCTCACTGGAGCTCTCGGCGCATTAGGGAGTCTACATTCATTGCACGCCTTGAATCTTTCCTATAATAGGTTCAGTGGACCAGTGCCAGAATATCTTCTGAAATTTCTGAACTCCACACCAAGCTCTTTTAATGGAAATTCGGGTCTCTGTATCTCTTGCCGTGACAATGATTCTTCTTGCAAGAGATCTAATGTGCTGAAACCTTGTGGAGGATCAGGGAAAAAAGGAATAAAGCGTCGATTCAAGGTTGCTCTTATTATTCTTGGTTCATTGTTCATTGGAGCAGTAGCGGTACTTATCCTCTGCTGTATCCTTCTAAAGAATCGAGATTCGAAGACAAAAAGTGAGGAGACAATCAGTAATTTGCTTGAAGGCTCTTCTTCTAAATTAAATGAGATCATAGAAAAGACAGAAAACTTTGATGACAAGTATATCATAGGCGCAGGTGCGCATGGGACTGTGTACAAGGCAATATTGAATTCAGGGGAGGTCTTTGCCATAAAGAAGCTTGCGATTTCAGCGCGCAGCAGCTCCTACAAAAGCATGATCAGAGAGCTGAAGACACTTGGTAAAGTTCGGCACAGGAACTTGATAAAGCTGAAGGAATTTTGGGTGAGAGGCGACTCTGGGTTCATACTGTATGACTTCATGGAGCATGGTAGCCTCTATGATGTCCTGCACAGGATCCGGACGCCGAGTCTGGACTGGAGCATGCGCTATAACATAGCTCTTGGAACTGCCCATGGTCTGGCATATCTTCACCATGACTCTGTCCCTGCGATCATTCATCGAGATATTAAGCCAAGCAATATATTGTTAAACAAGGACATGGTGCCGCGCATCGCGGATTTCGGCATAGCAAAGATCATGGATCAGTGTTCTGCTGCTCCACAGTCCACCGGGGTCGTCGGCACCACTGGATATATGGCACCAGGTATGCATGATGCAAACCATTTCTTGATAGTGAATTGTATTCCATTTCATGAGTTTTTAGTGACAGACTGATACCTGACAGCCGTGTGGTCTCGTGCAGAGCTGGCATTTTCCACCAGAAACAGTATCAAGACCGACGTGTACAGCTACGGCGTCGTCCTGCTCGAGCTTATAACAGGAAAGACGGCGGTGGATCCCTCATTCCCGGAGAACATGGACATTGTCGCCTGGGTGCCCCACGCCCTGAACGGCGCTGAGCAGATCGGGCCCGTCTGCGACCCGGCCCTCCTGGACGAAGTGTACAGCACTGTCGAAATGGAGGAGGTGCGCAAGGTCCTGCGCTTGGCCCTTAGGTGCACAGCGAAGGAGCCGAGTCAACGACCGTCCATGGTCGACGTCGTGAAGGAGCTGACTGACGCGAGGTTCGCGGGCATCCCTTCGTCGTCGAAGCAGGGGAAGCCAGGCTCCTCCTCCGGCGGCGGCTCTTCTTGACTGCAGTAGTAACATTTGTGACCTGAGCTTTTGCACAAGTGCATAGTGAACTGTGTGAAACGCAGAATGTACAGTCAGATTCATCGTCTAGGTTCTGACTGTAGTCTAGGCTGGTAACTGAGTTTTGATGATTGTTGTGGTGATTTCTAACTGGATGCTCTGTGTGTAACTGCGTGTGTGCCTGGGAAATCATGTGGCTGGATGGATGGGGCAGATTCGCCTTTCTGCCTGTCTTTGGCTGAATATATGAAAGGGGGGAAATCATCAGCCTCATCTTGGCATCTGTCCACAGAATCTCATTGTCTTCGCTGTTTTGTCAAACGCAACTTTGCTGTAGTGCTACGTAGTCAAGTGAATCTCATGTAGCGGTGTGAAGATCAGGCGTTCCTGGCCATACCGATCTCGTCGAATGGCGGGGTTGGGTTTGGGCTGGCGGCCTCCTGGGGTTCCCCGAGCGAGAGCACCGCGTAGCCGCCGCTAGGTATGGCAGCCGGGCGCGGCGGGGCCAGGGGAACGACATCGATCTGTTCCCTTCCCTTGAAGCCGGGGACGGGTGCGGTAGAACCGTAGTACTGCTCGGCGTGGGACTTGTGTTTGAATTTGAAGTGTATGAGGTAgaaacattttttttaattattatgtTTACGATGTGAAATTTAATTTAAAACTAGCAGATATGCCCgttcgttgcaacgggagagaaaattaACGCGTCTGCTCTTTCAACCAAAAATAAGAATGGGGTCATAGAGAGAGCGCATATGAAATCATGCAATCAAGTATCATGGGTGTGTATGGCTCAAGGCAAGTAAACACCACGGCAGAGACATGATTTTTCTTTTGCGAGAGgaacgattttgcttccgcgagaggcacggaaaCCAAAAAAAAAAATTCTTCCGTAAGTGGcatggttttgcttctgcgagaggcacggccgtgcctctcgaaaacgaaaaaagaaacatgttttctctttttttttcgcgagagtcacggttttgcttccgcgagaggcgcggccttacctctcaaaaatgaaaaaaaaaagtgttttctctttattttttctgccgtgagagacacggttttgcttccgcgagaggcacacccgtgcctcttggaaatgaaataaaaatgatttttttctttcgcgagaggcatggccgtgcctctcagaaacggaaaaaaaatattgtgttttctctttttttttcttcgcgagaggcacggtcgtgcctgtcGAAACGGCTTCTGAAAAGGGGAAAAGGacatgctcccggttcggttttttcatcTGGTTTCCTTCGTGAAAAAacattcgtcaaaacctatcaacatgagatcttGTTTTGAAGatgtcgacgcgaggaatccaacggtgaaaacggttgAGATTTGAACGATTTAAgaaataaaacgttttgaataaatgaaTGTATGAAAAAAAGGAAATAGTCTCAGGTCGCCACTGGTCGTAACCTGAAGATGAGTGATCTTTGGGATGAGTACTCCTCGATTAGTGATTTCGGCAGTTACGGTGTCAGCGGAGGCCAATACAGCCTGGCCATAATTCTCTTTTTGACATGAGCCGGGCCATAAACTGAAAAACTTCAGCACACAGCCCGAAGCC
It contains:
- the LOC119338455 gene encoding receptor-like protein kinase isoform X2; its protein translation is MGLVLWHSLFLFLSLVSTSWSLNSDGRALLALSKNLILPSSIKSSWNASDTTPCNWTGISCDERNNVVSLDLTSSGVSGSLGVQIGLLKYIQVIILLNNSISGPIPQELGNCSMLEQLDLSMNFLSGEIPESLSNLKKLSSFSLYTNSLSGEIPEGLFKNQFLQDVYLHGNNLSGSIPSSVGEMTSLRSFWLTKNALSGGLPDSIGNCTKLEELYLLDNQLSGSLPKTLSYVKGLKVLDATGNSFTGEIDFSFENCKLEIFILSFNHMSGGIPSWLGNCTSLTQLALVDNRFTGQIPASLGLLSNLTLLMLSQNSLSGSIPPEIGNCWLLEWLELDHNMLEGTVPKELANLRHLQKLFLFENRLTGEFPEGIWSIRYLQSVLIYSNGFTGKLPLKLAELKLLENITLFDNFFTGVIPPGLGVNSPLQQIDFTNNSFTGGIPPYICSRKRLRVLVLGLNHLNGSIPSNVADCPGLERIILKNNDLTGPIPHFRNCAALGYMDFSHNSLSGDIPASLGKCLNTTMINWSANKLVGPIPPEVRNLVNLEVLNLSQNSLQGALPAQVSSCSKLLILDLSFNSLHGPALTTLVMLLELQLGGNILGGRIPSSLGKLIKLIAFNLSSNGLVGDIPTPLGNLVELQSLDLSVNNLTGALGALGSLHSLHALNLSYNRFSGPVPEYLLKFLNSTPSSFNGNSGLCISCRDNDSSCKRSNVLKPCGGSGKKGIKRRFKVALIILGSLFIGAVAVLILCCILLKNRDSKTKSEETISNLLEGSSSKLNEIIEKTENFDDKYIIGAGAHGTVYKAILNSGEVFAIKKLAISARSSSYKSMIRELKTLGKVRHRNLIKLKEFWVRGDSGFILYDFMEHGSLYDVLHRIRTPSLDWSMRYNIALGTAHGLAYLHHDSVPAIIHRDIKPSNILLNKDMVPRIADFGIAKIMDQCSAAPQSTGVVGTTGYMAPELAFSTRNSIKTDVYSYGVVLLELITGKTAVDPSFPENMDIVAWVPHALNGAEQIGPVCDPALLDEVYSTVEMEEVRKVLRLALRCTAKEPSQRPSMVDVVKELTDARFAGIPSSSKQGKPGSSSGGGSS
- the LOC119338455 gene encoding receptor-like protein kinase isoform X1, with protein sequence MGLVLWHSLFLFLSLVSTSWSLNSDGRALLALSKNLILPSSIKSSWNASDTTPCNWTGISCDERNNVVSLDLTSSGVSGSLGVQIGLLKYIQVIILLNNSISGPIPQELGNCSMLEQLDLSMNFLSGEIPESLSNLKKLSSFSLYTNSLSGEIPEGLFKNQFLQDVYLHGNNLSGSIPSSVGEMTSLRSFWLTKNALSGGLPDSIGNCTKLEELYLLDNQLSGSLPKTLSYVKGLKVLDATGNSFTGEIDFSFENCKLEIFILSFNHMSGGIPSWLGNCTSLTQLALVDNRFTGQIPASLGLLSNLTLLMLSQNSLSGSIPPEIGNCWLLEWLELDHNMLEGTVPKELANLRHLQKLFLFENRLTGEFPEGIWSIRYLQSVLIYSNGFTGKLPLKLAELKLLENITLFDNFFTGVIPPGLGVNSPLQQIDFTNNSFTGGIPPYICSRKRLRVLVLGLNHLNGSIPSNVADCPGLERIILKNNDLTGPIPHFRNCAALGYMDFSHNSLSGDIPASLGKCLNTTMINWSANKLVGPIPPEVRNLVNLEVLNLSQNSLQGALPAQVSSCSKLLILDLSFNSLHGPALTTVSSLKLLAQLRLQENKFSGGLPDSLSQLVMLLELQLGGNILGGRIPSSLGKLIKLIAFNLSSNGLVGDIPTPLGNLVELQSLDLSVNNLTGALGALGSLHSLHALNLSYNRFSGPVPEYLLKFLNSTPSSFNGNSGLCISCRDNDSSCKRSNVLKPCGGSGKKGIKRRFKVALIILGSLFIGAVAVLILCCILLKNRDSKTKSEETISNLLEGSSSKLNEIIEKTENFDDKYIIGAGAHGTVYKAILNSGEVFAIKKLAISARSSSYKSMIRELKTLGKVRHRNLIKLKEFWVRGDSGFILYDFMEHGSLYDVLHRIRTPSLDWSMRYNIALGTAHGLAYLHHDSVPAIIHRDIKPSNILLNKDMVPRIADFGIAKIMDQCSAAPQSTGVVGTTGYMAPELAFSTRNSIKTDVYSYGVVLLELITGKTAVDPSFPENMDIVAWVPHALNGAEQIGPVCDPALLDEVYSTVEMEEVRKVLRLALRCTAKEPSQRPSMVDVVKELTDARFAGIPSSSKQGKPGSSSGGGSS